The Streptomyces sp. RKAG293 genome includes a region encoding these proteins:
- a CDS encoding helix-turn-helix transcriptional regulator, whose protein sequence is MPQRRTELAAFLRSRRARITPADVGMPPGMRRRTPGLRREEVAQLAGVGVTWYTWLEQGRPINASVQVLDAVGRVLQLDVTEREHLYRLAGVPFVRQDVSDAEVVGEEVQGILDALDPLPAVVYSARYDVQASNAAYRDIWPATAFVPRAERNVLLKLFTIPECCSSMVNSDEELPRMVGQLRAAYGRHVGEPVWETFIARLIHESPEFAQMWARGDVASPGPRLKVFRHASVGLINLTSVSLAIDGMAEHRIVVYTPADDTSRAQIERLRTMDEPMIGCPAHRRKVSEIVAEREAERAAARVPGRVADPVVSRLS, encoded by the coding sequence ATGCCCCAACGCCGCACCGAGCTGGCCGCCTTTCTCCGCAGCCGCCGCGCCCGCATCACCCCCGCGGACGTCGGCATGCCGCCGGGAATGCGGCGCCGTACCCCCGGTCTGCGGCGCGAGGAGGTCGCGCAGCTCGCCGGGGTCGGGGTCACCTGGTACACGTGGCTGGAACAGGGCCGCCCGATCAACGCCAGTGTGCAGGTACTGGACGCGGTCGGCCGGGTGCTCCAGCTCGACGTGACCGAACGCGAGCACCTCTACCGGCTGGCCGGAGTGCCGTTCGTCCGCCAGGACGTCTCCGACGCGGAGGTGGTGGGCGAGGAGGTGCAGGGCATCCTCGACGCCCTGGACCCGCTGCCCGCCGTCGTCTACAGCGCGCGCTACGACGTACAGGCCTCCAACGCCGCCTACCGCGACATCTGGCCGGCGACCGCGTTCGTCCCGCGCGCGGAACGCAATGTGCTGCTGAAGCTGTTCACCATCCCGGAGTGCTGCTCGTCGATGGTGAACAGCGACGAGGAACTGCCCCGCATGGTCGGTCAGTTGCGCGCGGCGTACGGCCGGCATGTCGGGGAGCCGGTCTGGGAGACGTTCATCGCGCGCCTGATCCACGAGAGCCCGGAGTTCGCCCAGATGTGGGCACGCGGCGACGTGGCCTCGCCGGGACCCCGGCTCAAGGTGTTCCGGCACGCGTCGGTCGGGCTGATCAACCTGACGTCGGTGTCGCTGGCGATCGACGGCATGGCCGAGCACCGGATCGTCGTCTACACCCCGGCCGACGACACGAGCCGCGCGCAGATCGAGCGGCTGCGCACCATGGACGAACCGATGATCGGCTGCCCCGCGCACCGGCGGAAGGTCTCGGAGATCGTGGCGGAACGGGAAGCGGAACGGGCGGCCGCGCGGGTGCCCGGCCGGGTGGCGGATCCGGTGGTGTCCCGCCTCTCGTAA
- the proB gene encoding glutamate 5-kinase, whose product MAAARQDVVEARRVVVKVGSSSLTTASGGLDADRVDALVDVLATARENGPKEIVLVSSGAIAAGLAPLGLDKRPRDLARQQAAASVGQGLLVARYTASFSRYGIRVGQVLLTSDDISRRAHYRNAYRTLDQLLVMGAVPVVNENDTVATDEIRFGDNDRLASLVAHLVRADLLVLLSDVDGLYDGDPRSPGATRIDEVSGPADLEGVTIGSAGKAGVGTGGMVTKVEAARIAAAAGIPVVLTSASHAADALAGRVTGTLFHRTGKRSADRLLWLAHASTPRGALRLDPGAVKAVTERRTSLLPAGLTGVEGQFVAGDPVDLLDESGRAVARGLVNFDARELPRLLGRSTHDLARELGPAYEREVVHRDDLVVLHQH is encoded by the coding sequence GTGGCAGCGGCGCGGCAGGACGTGGTGGAGGCCCGCAGGGTCGTGGTCAAGGTCGGTTCGTCCTCGCTGACGACGGCCTCCGGCGGGCTGGACGCGGACCGCGTCGACGCACTGGTGGACGTGCTGGCCACCGCCCGGGAGAACGGCCCGAAGGAGATCGTGCTGGTCTCCTCCGGCGCCATCGCCGCGGGCCTCGCCCCGCTCGGCCTCGACAAGCGGCCGCGCGATCTGGCCCGCCAGCAGGCCGCCGCCAGCGTCGGCCAGGGACTGCTGGTGGCGCGGTACACCGCGTCGTTCTCCCGCTACGGGATCCGGGTCGGCCAGGTGCTGCTGACCTCCGACGACATCAGCCGCCGCGCCCACTACCGCAACGCGTACCGGACGCTGGACCAGCTGCTCGTCATGGGAGCGGTGCCGGTCGTGAACGAGAACGACACCGTGGCCACCGACGAGATCCGCTTCGGCGACAACGACCGGCTGGCGTCCCTCGTCGCCCACCTGGTCCGCGCCGACCTGCTGGTGCTGCTGTCCGACGTGGACGGCCTCTACGACGGCGACCCGCGCTCGCCGGGCGCCACCCGGATCGACGAGGTCTCGGGACCCGCCGACCTCGAGGGCGTCACCATCGGCAGCGCCGGCAAGGCCGGGGTCGGCACCGGCGGCATGGTCACCAAGGTCGAGGCGGCCCGGATCGCGGCCGCAGCCGGCATCCCGGTCGTCCTCACCTCCGCCAGCCACGCGGCCGACGCCCTCGCCGGCCGCGTCACCGGCACGCTCTTCCACCGCACCGGCAAGCGGTCAGCCGACCGGCTGCTGTGGCTCGCGCACGCCTCCACCCCGCGCGGCGCGCTGCGCCTGGACCCGGGGGCGGTCAAGGCCGTCACGGAGCGCCGCACATCGCTGCTGCCGGCCGGACTGACCGGCGTCGAGGGGCAGTTCGTGGCCGGCGACCCGGTCGACCTGCTCGACGAGTCCGGCCGGGCCGTCGCCCGAGGCCTCGTCAACTTCGATGCCAGGGAGCTGCCGCGGCTGCTCGGCCGCTCGACGCACGACCTCGCCCGCGAACTCGGACCCGCGTACGAGCGCGAGGTCGTGCACCGCGACGACCTCGTTGTGCTGCACCAGCACTGA
- a CDS encoding glutamate-5-semialdehyde dehydrogenase, producing the protein MSSSHDAPSLPSPLPESAVLRAAYRARAAAADLAPLPRSVKDDALLAIADALVVRTKEIVEANARDVARARAAGSSETVIDRLTLTRERVAAIAADVRDVAGLPDPVGEVVRGSTLPNGLDLRQVRVPLGVVGIIYEARPNVTVDAAALCLKSGNAVLLRGSSSAYASNEALVKVLRDAVGGAGLPADAVQLVPGESRESVKELMRARGMVDVLIPRGGASLIRTVVEQSTVPVIETGTGNCHVYVDAQADLPMAVEVLINSKAQRPSVCNSAETLLVHQDIAEAFLPLALAALAEAGVTVHGDERVLALAERTGSKATVVPATMEDWETEYLSYDIAAGVVDSLDAAVHHIRLWSSGHTEAIVTTSQPAARRFTQLVDAAAVVVNASTRFTDGGEFGFGAEIGISTQKLHARGPMGLPELTSTKYIVTGDGHIR; encoded by the coding sequence ATGAGCAGCAGCCATGACGCCCCCTCCCTGCCCTCCCCCCTGCCCGAGTCCGCCGTGCTGCGGGCCGCCTACCGGGCCAGGGCCGCCGCGGCCGACCTGGCGCCGCTGCCGCGCTCGGTGAAGGACGACGCGCTGCTCGCCATCGCCGACGCGCTGGTGGTGCGGACGAAGGAGATCGTCGAGGCGAACGCGCGGGACGTGGCGCGGGCCCGGGCGGCGGGGAGCAGCGAGACGGTCATCGACCGGCTGACGCTGACCCGCGAGCGGGTCGCGGCCATCGCCGCCGACGTACGCGACGTGGCGGGCCTGCCGGACCCGGTCGGCGAGGTCGTCCGCGGCTCGACGCTGCCGAACGGGCTCGACCTGCGCCAGGTGCGGGTGCCGCTCGGCGTGGTCGGCATCATCTACGAGGCCCGGCCGAACGTGACCGTGGACGCGGCCGCCCTGTGCCTGAAGTCCGGAAACGCGGTGCTGCTGCGCGGCTCGTCCTCCGCGTACGCCTCCAACGAGGCACTCGTGAAGGTGTTGCGGGACGCCGTCGGCGGCGCGGGGCTGCCGGCCGACGCGGTGCAGCTGGTGCCGGGCGAGAGCCGGGAGTCCGTCAAGGAGCTGATGCGGGCCCGCGGCATGGTCGACGTCCTCATCCCGCGCGGCGGAGCGTCGCTGATCAGGACGGTCGTCGAACAGTCGACGGTGCCGGTCATCGAGACCGGTACCGGGAACTGCCACGTCTACGTGGACGCGCAGGCGGACCTCCCGATGGCGGTGGAGGTGCTCATCAACTCCAAGGCGCAGCGTCCCAGCGTCTGCAACTCCGCGGAGACCCTGCTGGTGCACCAGGACATCGCCGAGGCGTTCCTGCCGCTGGCGCTGGCGGCGCTGGCCGAGGCCGGGGTGACCGTGCACGGCGACGAGCGGGTGCTGGCGCTGGCCGAGCGGACCGGGTCCAAGGCCACCGTGGTGCCGGCGACCATGGAGGACTGGGAGACCGAGTACCTGAGCTACGACATCGCGGCGGGTGTCGTCGACTCGCTGGACGCGGCCGTCCACCACATCCGGCTCTGGTCGTCCGGCCACACCGAGGCGATCGTCACCACCTCGCAGCCCGCGGCGCGCCGGTTCACCCAGTTGGTGGACGCGGCCGCGGTGGTCGTCAACGCCTCGACGCGGTTCACGGACGGCGGTGAGTTCGGGTTCGGTGCGGAGATCGGCATCTCCACCCAGAAGCTGCACGCCCGCGGCCCGATGGGCCTGCCGGAGCTGACGTCGACCAAGTACATCGTGACCGGCGACGGTCACATCCGGTAG
- the galE gene encoding UDP-glucose 4-epimerase GalE — MTWMITGGAGYIGSHVVKALVESGEQVVVLDDLSTGDAARLPAGVPLEQGSVLDRAVLDRVLSRYEVRGIVHIAAKKQVGESVERPLHYYRENVVGLQTVLEAAADAGVSRFLFSSSAAVYGMPDVDLVTERTPCDPMSPYGETKLTGEWMVGAVGRAHGMATASLRYFNVAGAASAELGDPGIFNLVPMVFQRLAQGKAPLIFGDDYPTPDGTCVRDYIHIEDVASAHVAAARRLTADPSASLKLNIGTGEGVSVAEMIDLIREVSGHTDLAPEIVPRRAGDPARVVASAELITKELGWSARYDVRQMVTSAWAGWQLRHPDPRA, encoded by the coding sequence ATGACCTGGATGATCACCGGCGGCGCCGGATATATCGGATCGCATGTCGTCAAGGCGCTCGTCGAGAGCGGTGAACAGGTGGTCGTCCTCGACGATCTCAGTACCGGCGACGCGGCACGGCTGCCCGCCGGAGTGCCCCTGGAGCAGGGCTCGGTGCTGGACCGGGCGGTGCTGGACCGCGTCCTGAGCCGGTACGAGGTGCGCGGGATCGTGCACATCGCGGCGAAGAAGCAGGTCGGCGAGTCGGTCGAGCGCCCGCTGCACTACTACCGCGAGAACGTCGTCGGCCTGCAAACGGTTCTCGAGGCCGCCGCCGACGCCGGGGTGAGCCGCTTCCTCTTCTCCTCCTCCGCCGCGGTCTACGGCATGCCGGACGTCGATCTGGTCACCGAGCGGACCCCCTGCGACCCGATGAGCCCCTACGGCGAGACCAAACTCACGGGGGAGTGGATGGTCGGCGCGGTCGGCCGGGCGCACGGCATGGCCACCGCCTCGCTGCGCTACTTCAACGTGGCGGGCGCCGCCTCCGCGGAACTCGGCGACCCGGGGATCTTCAACCTGGTGCCGATGGTGTTCCAGCGGCTGGCCCAGGGCAAGGCGCCACTGATCTTCGGCGACGACTACCCGACGCCGGACGGCACCTGCGTCCGTGACTACATTCACATCGAGGACGTCGCCTCCGCCCACGTCGCCGCGGCGCGCCGGCTGACCGCCGACCCCTCGGCGTCCCTGAAGCTCAACATCGGCACCGGCGAAGGCGTGTCGGTGGCGGAGATGATCGACCTCATCCGCGAGGTGTCGGGGCACACCGACCTCGCGCCCGAGATCGTCCCGCGCCGCGCCGGCGACCCGGCCCGGGTCGTCGCCTCGGCCGAGCTGATCACCAAGGAACTGGGCTGGTCCGCCCGGTACGACGTCCGCCAGATGGTCACCTCGGCGTGGGCCGGCTGGCAGCTGCGGCACCCCGACCCGCGGGCCTGA
- the nadD gene encoding nicotinate-nucleotide adenylyltransferase, which translates to MPGNVKKRIGVMGGTFDPVHHGHLVAASEVASLFQLDEVVFVPTGRPWQKADKPVSPPEDRYLMTVIATASNPQFSVSRSDIDRGGKTYTIDTLRDLRDEHADADLFFITGADALNQIFSWRNAEELFSLAHFIGVTRPGHTLADPGFPEGGVSLVEVPALAISSTDCRQRVAKGDPVWYLVPDGVVRYIDKRRLYRDDG; encoded by the coding sequence ATGCCTGGGAACGTGAAGAAGCGGATCGGCGTGATGGGCGGAACGTTCGACCCCGTCCACCACGGTCACCTGGTCGCCGCCAGTGAGGTGGCGAGTCTGTTCCAGCTCGACGAGGTCGTCTTCGTGCCGACCGGCCGGCCGTGGCAGAAGGCCGACAAACCGGTCTCGCCACCCGAGGACCGTTATCTGATGACGGTGATCGCCACCGCCTCCAACCCGCAGTTCTCGGTGAGCCGCAGCGACATCGACCGCGGCGGCAAGACGTACACCATCGACACCCTGCGGGATCTGCGCGACGAGCACGCGGACGCGGACCTCTTCTTCATCACCGGTGCGGACGCGCTCAATCAGATCTTCTCCTGGCGGAACGCCGAGGAGCTCTTCTCGCTGGCGCATTTCATCGGGGTGACGCGTCCTGGGCATACCCTGGCGGATCCGGGCTTCCCGGAAGGCGGGGTCTCGCTGGTCGAGGTTCCCGCGCTGGCGATCTCGTCGACGGACTGCCGCCAGAGAGTGGCCAAGGGCGATCCGGTCTGGTACTTGGTGCCGGACGGGGTGGTGCGCTACATCGACAAACGCAGGCTCTACCGGGACGACGGGTAG
- a CDS encoding histidine phosphatase family protein: MNGHATGRGRRIVLWRHGQTEWNLEQRFQGSTDIPLTADGIAQARRAARLLGALEPAAIIASDLQRASATAAELAAVTGLGVTHYEGLRETYAGDWQGLTHTEIVALHGGQYAAWKRGEPVRRGGGELETEVADRAAPVVLGEADKLADGGTLVVVSHGGTIRTTIGRLLGLEAGNWEALGGLSNCCWSVLGEGARGWRLLEHNAGTLPEPVLGDDN; this comes from the coding sequence CTGAACGGGCACGCGACGGGCCGCGGCCGCCGGATCGTTCTTTGGCGGCACGGCCAGACCGAGTGGAACCTGGAGCAGCGCTTCCAGGGCAGTACCGACATTCCGCTGACCGCGGACGGTATCGCCCAGGCCCGGCGTGCCGCCAGGCTGCTCGGCGCTCTCGAACCGGCCGCGATCATCGCGTCCGACCTGCAGCGCGCCTCCGCGACGGCCGCCGAGCTGGCCGCCGTGACCGGCCTCGGCGTGACTCACTACGAGGGGCTGCGCGAGACCTACGCGGGGGACTGGCAGGGTCTGACCCACACGGAGATCGTCGCGCTGCACGGCGGGCAGTACGCCGCCTGGAAGCGCGGCGAGCCGGTACGGCGCGGCGGCGGTGAGCTGGAGACCGAGGTCGCGGACCGGGCGGCGCCCGTGGTGCTGGGCGAGGCCGACAAGCTGGCCGACGGCGGCACCCTGGTGGTGGTCAGCCACGGCGGCACGATCCGCACCACGATCGGCCGGCTGCTGGGGCTGGAAGCGGGCAACTGGGAGGCCCTCGGCGGTCTGTCGAACTGCTGCTGGTCGGTGCTGGGCGAGGGCGCGCGCGGTTGGCGGCTGCTGGAGCACAACGCGGGCACGCTGCCCGAACCGGTGCTCGGCGACGACAACTGA
- the rsfS gene encoding ribosome silencing factor — MTATDHSIELIKAAAQAAADKLAHDIIAYDVSDVLSITDAFLVASAPNDRQVKGIVDGIEEALLKELGTKPVRREGERDGRWVLLDYIDIVVHVQHSEERVFYALERLWKDCPEIELPADAVATRGKGEEHAKLYAAEADGDLS, encoded by the coding sequence GTGACCGCCACTGACCACTCCATCGAGCTCATCAAGGCCGCCGCGCAGGCCGCCGCCGACAAGCTCGCGCACGACATCATCGCCTATGACGTCAGCGACGTCCTCTCCATCACCGACGCGTTCCTGGTGGCCTCCGCCCCGAACGACCGGCAGGTCAAGGGCATCGTCGACGGCATCGAAGAGGCGCTCCTCAAGGAGCTGGGCACCAAGCCGGTGCGCCGCGAGGGCGAGCGCGACGGCCGCTGGGTGCTGCTCGACTACATCGACATCGTGGTCCACGTGCAGCACTCCGAGGAGCGTGTCTTCTACGCCCTCGAGCGGCTCTGGAAGGACTGCCCCGAGATCGAGCTGCCCGCCGACGCCGTCGCCACCCGCGGCAAGGGCGAGGAGCACGCGAAGCTGTACGCCGCCGAAGCGGATGGAGACCTGAGCTGA
- a CDS encoding M48 family metallopeptidase — MSVPNDPSDSTESSGGAEKVPSRTRKRFPGISSRAYEHPADRSALVALRKLTGFDTAFKALSGLLPERSLRLLFLSDSVRVSDQQFAHLNVMLLDACYILDLEKVPSMYVTQDPQPNAMCIGMDSPIIVVTTGLVELLDEEEMRAVVGHEVGHALSGHSVYRTILLFLTNLAVRVAWIPLGNLAILAIVTALREWFRKSELSADRAGLLVGQDLQASMRGLMKIAGGNHLHEMNVDAFLKQADEYEAAGDLRDSVLKIMNVLPRTHPFTTVRAAELKKWSESRDYQRLMDGHYPRRAEDKDTSVYDTFKESANHYAENVKTSKDPLMGLIRDISTGAGDIGGKLRNKFTGPGGTQTSTQERPADETQDGPGDSPENGPRAE; from the coding sequence ATGTCCGTGCCGAACGATCCGAGCGACTCCACGGAGTCCAGCGGCGGTGCCGAGAAGGTGCCCAGCCGCACGCGAAAGCGCTTCCCGGGAATCTCCTCGAGGGCGTACGAGCATCCCGCCGACCGGTCCGCGCTCGTCGCGCTCCGCAAGCTGACCGGTTTCGACACCGCTTTCAAGGCGCTCAGCGGACTGCTCCCCGAGCGCTCGCTGAGACTGCTGTTCCTCTCGGACTCCGTCCGGGTGAGCGACCAGCAGTTCGCGCACCTCAACGTCATGCTGCTCGACGCCTGCTACATCCTGGACCTGGAGAAGGTCCCGTCGATGTACGTCACGCAGGACCCGCAGCCGAACGCGATGTGCATCGGCATGGACTCGCCGATCATCGTGGTCACCACCGGCCTGGTCGAGCTGCTCGACGAGGAGGAGATGCGGGCGGTCGTGGGCCACGAGGTGGGCCACGCGCTCTCCGGCCACTCGGTCTACCGCACCATCCTGCTGTTCCTGACGAATCTGGCCGTGCGGGTCGCGTGGATCCCGCTGGGCAACCTGGCGATCCTGGCGATCGTCACGGCGCTGCGCGAGTGGTTCCGCAAGTCCGAGCTGTCGGCCGACCGGGCCGGGCTGCTGGTCGGGCAGGACCTGCAGGCGTCGATGCGCGGGCTGATGAAGATCGCCGGCGGCAACCACCTGCACGAGATGAACGTGGACGCGTTCCTGAAGCAGGCCGACGAGTACGAGGCCGCCGGCGACCTGCGCGACTCCGTCCTGAAGATCATGAACGTGCTGCCGCGCACCCACCCCTTCACCACGGTGCGCGCCGCCGAGCTGAAGAAGTGGTCCGAGAGCCGTGACTACCAGCGGCTGATGGACGGGCACTACCCGCGCAGGGCCGAGGACAAGGACACCTCGGTCTACGACACCTTCAAGGAGTCGGCGAACCACTACGCGGAGAACGTCAAGACCAGCAAGGACCCGCTGATGGGCCTGATCCGCGACATATCGACGGGCGCGGGCGACATCGGCGGCAAGCTCAGGAACAAGTTCACCGGTCCGGGCGGCACGCAGACCAGCACCCAGGAGCGGCCGGCCGACGAGACGCAGGACGGCCCCGGGGACAGCCCGGAGAACGGCCCCCGCGCGGAGTGA
- a CDS encoding LCP family protein: MNDANPRWQYAEGGPENGQDPYTPQDPPAPQDPYYQQQYGYDPYAQQPEQQPGQQQPPPQQTQQQPGYADPYYADPAQTYAGQQQGWIPQQQPYPDPQYAQPQPLQQPPYQDPQYQQQPQPQYGAPPAQPYYAASAPAAAPPAAPVPAQAPGPDAVPPQQQAGEDYRTEQFAFVDEDDEESEEVIDWLKFSESRTERRDERKRRGRKRKIALVLLVVVALVGGTGYLWKTGRIPGLGAPGKNTAAAGAGGQKRDVIVVNLRPVDGSESSTALLVSNRTTGKGTTVLLPNALALSTDDGGSTTLGKQIDQGQEPTRQGLNTLLGSDIKGSWRLDTPYLEILVESLGGITVDTDTSVNGKEAGKVLVTQGKAQELNGQGAVAYATHRGAGEAQAKQLIRFGQVMQAVLAKMPSDAASATKTVDALNSIPDPSLPINALGASLAQLAEQAKTGAYSTALLPVQPNGTLSAQATESVVKDVLGGTVKNAGASAQARVMIKDATGDRKAAGLAQAAILNGGSYTYVPGGTAAKSQPASEVVYADDARKAAAADVAKTLGLPAGAVKKGTVVANADISVVLGKDYKG; encoded by the coding sequence GTGAACGACGCAAACCCCCGTTGGCAATACGCCGAGGGAGGTCCTGAGAACGGTCAGGACCCGTACACCCCGCAGGACCCGCCCGCGCCCCAGGACCCTTACTACCAGCAGCAGTACGGATACGACCCGTACGCACAGCAGCCGGAGCAGCAGCCCGGGCAACAGCAGCCGCCGCCGCAGCAGACGCAGCAGCAGCCGGGGTACGCCGACCCGTACTACGCGGACCCGGCGCAGACGTACGCGGGGCAGCAGCAGGGCTGGATCCCGCAGCAGCAGCCGTATCCGGACCCCCAGTACGCGCAGCCGCAGCCCTTGCAGCAGCCGCCGTACCAGGATCCGCAGTACCAGCAGCAGCCGCAGCCGCAGTACGGCGCGCCGCCCGCTCAGCCGTACTACGCGGCGTCCGCCCCGGCCGCCGCTCCGCCGGCCGCCCCGGTACCCGCGCAGGCCCCCGGGCCCGACGCCGTTCCGCCGCAGCAGCAGGCCGGAGAGGACTACCGCACCGAGCAGTTCGCCTTCGTCGACGAGGACGACGAGGAGTCGGAAGAGGTCATCGACTGGCTGAAGTTCTCGGAGTCCCGCACCGAGCGCCGTGACGAGCGCAAGCGGCGCGGCCGCAAGCGCAAGATCGCCCTGGTGCTGCTGGTCGTGGTGGCGCTGGTCGGCGGCACCGGCTACCTCTGGAAGACCGGCCGGATCCCCGGCCTCGGCGCCCCCGGCAAGAACACGGCGGCGGCCGGCGCGGGCGGCCAGAAGCGCGATGTGATCGTGGTGAACCTGCGTCCGGTGGACGGCTCGGAGTCCTCCACGGCGCTGCTGGTCAGCAACCGGACCACCGGCAAGGGCACCACGGTGCTGCTGCCGAACGCGCTCGCCCTCAGTACTGACGACGGCGGTTCGACCACCCTCGGCAAGCAGATCGACCAGGGCCAGGAGCCGACCCGGCAGGGGCTGAACACGCTGCTCGGGTCCGACATCAAGGGCAGCTGGCGGCTGGACACCCCGTATCTGGAGATCCTCGTCGAGTCCCTCGGCGGCATCACCGTGGACACCGACACCTCGGTGAACGGGAAGGAAGCGGGCAAGGTCCTGGTCACCCAGGGCAAGGCGCAGGAGCTGAACGGCCAGGGGGCCGTCGCGTACGCCACGCACCGCGGCGCCGGTGAGGCGCAGGCCAAGCAGCTCATCCGCTTCGGTCAGGTCATGCAGGCCGTGCTCGCGAAGATGCCGAGTGACGCCGCCTCGGCGACGAAGACCGTCGACGCGCTGAACTCGATCCCGGATCCCTCGCTGCCCATCAACGCGCTCGGCGCCTCGCTGGCGCAGCTCGCGGAGCAGGCCAAGACGGGCGCGTACAGCACCGCGCTGCTGCCGGTGCAGCCGAACGGGACGCTGAGTGCACAGGCCACCGAGAGCGTCGTGAAGGACGTGCTGGGCGGCACCGTGAAGAACGCCGGGGCCTCGGCGCAGGCCAGGGTGATGATCAAGGACGCTACCGGCGACAGGAAGGCGGCGGGTCTGGCCCAGGCCGCGATCCTGAACGGCGGCTCCTACACCTACGTGCCGGGCGGTACGGCCGCGAAGTCGCAGCCGGCCTCCGAGGTGGTGTACGCCGACGACGCCCGCAAGGCGGCGGCGGCCGATGTGGCCAAGACCCTGGGGTTGCCGGCGGGTGCGGTGAAGAAGGGAACGGTCGTGGCGAATGCGGACATCTCGGTCGTCCTCGGCAAGGACTACAAGGGCTGA